AAACTGTTTCTTGATGGCTGTTTGCAATTTTTCTGGAATGTCTTTGATGGCTTTGAATTCATTTTGTAATTGTTCAAACGCTGCGGCGCTGTGTGTCAACTCTTCATCAGGCAGTTTTGCGAGTTGTGTAATGCGTTCACAGAGGCCTTTGGCCTGTGCGATGTTGCTGTCTTGTAGTTGGCGTGCTTGCTGTTGATTGTCGCGGCGTTTATCAAAAATCACCTTGCCGTATTCTTGTAGCGCTTGCCACAGTTTACGGTCTTCGTGGTGACGCGTGATGCCAATCTGTTTCCACTGTTCTTGGATTTGTTGAAAGCGCTCGATGGCTTTCTCAATGTCCACCATTTCTGTGACACTTTTCGCGGCATTGACCAGTTGTTGTTTTCGTGCTTCGTTCGCTGATTGCACATCCGCTAACGGTGTGTTGATAGCGGCGTAAGCTGCGTCAAAACGCGTACGGATGGGTTTTTCTTCGCTGCGTTCAACGGGATGGAAATCGTGAAACTCTTTGCGTGCTTTGTCGAGGATGCGCGCGACGGCTTTCCAGTCTGCTGTACTCCAATCCTGTGCTTGCGCAAATTGTTCTAACGCTTCGCAAATGATTTGTCGCTGCTGCAGGTTAAAAGCGCGCTGCTGACGCGTTTTTTCATAATGCTCGGCGCAGGGCTCCCATGCTTTGTCGCCAGCTTGTTTGAATCGTTCCCACAGTGCCTGTACTTCTGGTGTGTGTGGTGGTTTCATCGCGCGCCACTGCGCTTGTAAATCGCGCACGGCTTCCGCTGTTTCCAGTGGTTGCAGGGTGCTGGTGCAGAGTTTTTCCATCGCATCGCACAGCAATTCTAATTTCGGCATGGCGGCAAAAGCTTGCCAATCCTGCATCTCGTGTTGTTTGGATGAAATCTGTTTATGTTTATTTTGTTGTTTGTGTTTTTCGTGTTGTGATTTTTGTTCAGCTTGTAATAGTTTCTGCTGTTCCAGTGCTTGCGCTCGTTGCGCTTCTTCGGCGGCGCGCTGCTGCGCTTGCGCTTCGGCTTTTTGTTGTTTTGCTTCTGCCGCTTGTTTTTCAGCCAGCGCGGCCGCTACTTGTTGTTGCTGAATATCCATCAAGATAGCTTGGCATTGAGCAATGGCGGTATTGACGCGTTGAGCAATCGAGGTGTTTTTTTCGGTAGTGTTTTCCCATTGCAGGCTTAGGTGAGCCAGCTCGCTGTCAAACAACGGGTGATATTGCAGTTTTGCTAATGTTTCTAAGCGGCCGCACAGTTTTTCTTGTGCATCAAGGTTTTGTTGCTGTTGTTGTTCGGCAGCTTTGAGTGTGTTGAGACGATCGCGCAGCAGGCGATTGGTTTTTTTATCCAAACCGGCACTGTTTTTGAGTAGTTGCTGCAGATGATGGGTATCGGTAATTGCATCAACAGACGGTGCACCTATCAATGTTTGCAGTGAAGGTTTTTCTTTTTTTTCTTTGCGAACTTCGCCGGTGCTGATTGGGGGCGGCGGAGGTGTTGGCGCAGTGTTAACGGGCTTTTTGATCAAGCCGAATAATTTGCCGAGCATGATTATGGTGTGCCTCGTGCGAGTAAAGGATAGTCAGCCCCGCATTGTAACGGTTGCCAAGGTGGCGGGGAGCTTTTTGCCGCAGTCAGCGCGGTGGTTTTGCTATGATGGATGGTCGGCAGGGTAGCCATCACGAATCGGCTTTTACAACGGAATTTCTGTGCTTAATCACGATACAAAACAAATCATCCAAAAAGCGTACTCCCGTTTTTTGGAGCAAAAAGGCTTGAAACCACGCGAAGGTCAAAAACTGATGATCGCGGCGGTGGCGCGCACGCTTGGCAACATCATGAGCGATAGCGAGGGCGTGCGGCTGGGCGAGAGCCATGTGTGCATGGTGGAGGCGGGTACAGGCACAGGTAAAACAGTGGCCTACGCGTTGGCGGCGATTCCTACGGCGCAGGCGCAGGACAAAAAACTGGTGATTTCAACGGCCACGGTCGCGCTGCAAGAGCAGATTGTCTTAAAGGATTTGCCGGATTTACGCGCGCACAGTGGCTTGGTGTTTAATCATGTGTTGGCAAAAGGCCGAGGGCGCTACGCCTGCCTCTATAAATTGGATTTTTTGTTGGCGCATGGCAGTGAAAACGCGCAGAGTGTGACGCAAGCGTTGTATCCCGATGAACGCGATGCGCTGCTGTCTGAAAACACGCTGCATGTTTATCAATCCATGTTGGAAGCCTTGGGCGCAGCGGAGTGGGATGGTGATCGCGATAACTGGCGACAAGTGATTCAAGAAGAGGATTGGCAGCGATTAACCACGGACCATAATCAATGCACAGGTCGCCGCTGTGCTTATGTCACGCAATGCCCGTTTTTTCGCGCGCGCGAAAATTTGGTGGATGCGGATGTGATTGTCGCCAATCACGATTTAGTGCTCGCAGATCTCGCTTTGGGCGGCGGCGCAATTTTGCCCGCACCAGAGCAAACGATTTATGTGTTTGATGAAGGGCATCACTTACCCGATAAAGCACTGCAACATTTTTCCGCACATGTGCGTGTACAAAGCAGTGTGCGTTGGTTGCAAACCACCACCAAAACATTGGCAGTATTGGCGCAAACTTTCAGCGGTGTGCAGGCTGTTCAATCGGCGATAACGCCGTGGTCTGCAGTAGAACAATTATTGCTGCAAGTGCATCAACAAGTGTTGCCGATGTTGGAATTATTGTTAGCAAACAATATGGCTGATCGCGATAAAAAGTATGTTTTTCGCCACGGTATTGTTCCGCCTGAACTGCGTGCTATGGCACAAAGTCTGTTGGCGTGTTGGCAAAAAGCGGGGGCGGTTTTGCAAAAAATTGCTGCTGTTGTTGAAGGCATGTTGGATAGCCGTTCACCCGATATAGCGCTAGAAGTGGTGGAACAGGCACATGCAGCTGTTGGTGGTTTATGGCAGCGTTGCGTGCATGCAGAAACTTTATGGCGTTTGTTTGCGCGTGAAGATGATGAAGGAGCGGCGCCCACCGCGCGCTGGTTGACAGCGTATGAAGTGGGCAATGGTTTTGATTTTGAAGTGTGCGCCAGCCCTGTGCTGCCAACGGTGCAGTTGCAAAATAACTTGTGGGAACGCTGTTTTGCGGCGGTGATCACTTCTGCCACGCTAACTGCATTGGGTAAGTTTGATCGGTTGCGAGAGCGTTCAGGTGTGCCTTCGGCAAGCGCGGGTTCTGTTGTGCCCAGTCCGTTTTTTTATCAGCAATCCGCGCAATTAATCGTGCCTACCAATGCGGTGGAAGGCAATCAAGTGGAGCAGCACACGCAATCAGTGATTGATTTTTTGCAGGGTGATGTGGATGTGACCGAAGCGACGCTAGTATTGTTTGCTTCGCGCCGTCAAATGCTGGATGTGTATCAATCCTTATCACTGGAAATTCGCGAACAAATTTTGCTGCAAGATAACTACAGCAAACAGCAGTTATTGCAATTACATCGCGCACGCATCGATCAAAAACAGGGCAGTATTATTTTCGGCTTGGCAAGTTTTTCTGAGGGCGTTGATTTGCCCGGTGATTATTTGCGACATGTGGTGATTGCTAAAATTCCTTTTGCGCCGCCAGATGATCCGGTAGAGCAAACACTATCCGATTGGATTGAATCAAAAGGTGGCAATGCTTTTATGCAAATCAGTGTGGCGGATGCCAGTTTGCGTTTAGTGCAGGCAGCGGGGCGCTTGTTGCGCACAGAAAAAGACACAGGGCGCGTGACGATTTTGGATCGTCGTTTGGTGACAAAACGCTACGGAAAATTACTGCTCGACAGCTTGCCGCCGTTTCAACGCGTACTGTATTAAATCAATGAACCGTCGATTTGAACGGTGCGTACTGTTGCAGTGCGCTCACTTCTTGTACGCCGGCAATTTCTTCGGGTTTATCGCCACGAATATTTAAGGCATACGCCATTTTGTGAGCGATAGCGGCAGCTTTCCATTTCATTAATTCTGCATTGGAACCCGCGTACAAACGATCGATAGTGCTTTGCAGAATAAATACCCAACGGTGGAAATGGTCTTCTGTCATGCTGGACTTGTTGTGCAGTTGTAAATGCACATTAAAGACATCGGCGCGATAGCCTTTGTCGCCCAACACTTGGAACGCCCAGAAATGCGCCACTTTGGGGATGTGTTCGGCTAAATCGAGTTGCACTACATCGGTAAAAAAATAACCGATGATGGGGTCAGTCATGAGCTGTTCGTAGAATACGGTCACGATATTGAGCATATCGTCGCGGGTTTGGATGTCTCGCATGTGAAGCCTCCGCATAATGTTTTGCTACGGCTCCATTGTAGTGCGAATGGCGTACACCTGCGCGGTGAGAGCTGCGTTAGAATGCCTCTTTTGTGCGGGAAAATTGTTGCAGTGAATGCGCTCTCTTGGATGGTCGGTCTACGCTATTTGTCAGCGCGCAAAGGCAGTCGCTTTGTCTCCTTATTTTCCTTTTTTTCCGTCGCGGGCATGATGGTCAGCGTGCTGGCGATGGTGCTGGTGATGTCAATCATGAATGGCTTTGAAGGTGAAGTGCGCAATCGCATTTTGCACGCTGTTCCCCACGCGCAAATTATTTCGCCACGCGGCATAGAAAATTGGCAATCGCTGCTGCCTGTGTTGCAACGCTCTGGTGTGGTGTTAGCGGCTGCGCCGCAAGATCGTGCGCGCGTATTGCTGGAATCGGATGCGCGTATTCACGGCGGTGATATGTTTGGTGTTGATCCGCAGCAAGAACAAAAAGTGTCGCAAATCGATCAGTCCATGGTGGATGGGCAATGGGCGGCATTAAAGTCGGGTACATACGGTGTGGTGTTGGGTAGTGGATTGGCGCGTCAGTTGCGTGCCAAAGTGGGTGACAGCATCAACATCATGCTGCCGCAAGTGAGCGTGACACCTTTAGGGCTTTTTCCGCGCAGCCGTCGCTTTACCGTGGTGGGAATTTTTTCTGTTGGTGCACAAATTGATGCCACGCAGTTGTACATCCATATTGATGACGCCGGCCGCTTGTTGCGCACGGGTGGCAAAGTGGACGCGTTGCGTTTTCGTTTTGATGATGTGATGCACGCGCCAGAGCAATTAAAAAAATTGGAGGTAATGCCTGAGTTGTCTGGCTTTGTGATGAAAAGCTGGCGCGATGAAAACAGCACGCTGTTTAACGCGATACACATGGAAAAAATCATGGTGTCGTTGATGTTGTCTGTCATTGTGGTGGTTGCAGTTTTTAATTTGGTGTCCATCTTGACGATGGCGGTGGCCGATCGTCGCAAAGATATTGCTGTGTTGCGTACGATTGGCGCGTCGCGACAAACCGTGTTGTCAATTTTTATCATTTATGGCATGAGCATGGGTGTGGTGGGTATTGGTGTGGGCGCGCTGCTGGGTAGTGTGCTGGCGCAGCATGTGACTGACATCACCGCTGCTCTTGAGCGATGGGCGGCGGCTATTGATCCCCACGCGCAGTTGTCGATCTATTTGCCGAGCGAATGGTATATCAGCCAAACCTTGTGGGTGACGGCAATGTCATCCGTGTTGTGCTTGGCGGCTGTTTTTTATCCTGCGTGGCGTGCATCCACCATCCATCCTGCTGAAGCATTGCGTTACGAGTAATAAAAAAATGAGCAAAAAAAATACGGTATTGGAATGTCGCAAGCTGACGAAAACTTATCGTCAGGGTGATCAAGATTTGCTGGTGTTGAACCAAATTGATTTGTTGGTACAACAAAGTGAGCGATTGGCGATTGTCGGTTCATCAGGCTCGGGCAAATCAACACTGTTAAATTTATTGGGCGGGTTGGATGAAGCGCAAGCGGGCGAAGTATTGATTGCAGGAAAAAGTTGGCAAGCCATGCAAGAAAAAGAGCGCGCCGCGTGGCGCAATCAACAGTTGGGTTTTGTTTATCAGTTCCATCATTTATTGGCGGAGTTTACTGCGCTGGAAAATGCCAGCATTCCTTTGTTGATTGCTGGAAAAACGAAAGCGGAAGCAAAACAACAAGCGACGACGATGCTAGAAGCAGTGGGCTTGGGTGCACGGTTATCGCACAAACCGGCACAGTTATCGGGTGGTGAACGACAACGCGTTGCCATTGCGCGCGCATTGGTAAATAAACCTGCGTGTGTGTTGATGGATGAGCCAACAGGTAACTTAGATGCCGACAATGCGCAACACGTGCAGCAGTTATTGAATACGCTCAATCGTGAATACGGTTTGGCATTTATTTTGGTTACGCATGATCGTACTTTGGCAGCGCAACAAGATCGCTGCTTGGTGTTAGATCACGGTCATTTGCGAGTGCAGACCTGATGCTGGTACGTTTTGTTGCATGGCGTTATGCGCAAGCGCGCAGTGGCTCGGCGCTGCTGGGATTTATCTCGCGTTTGTCGATGGCGGGTTTGGTGGTTGCTGTCGCGTTATTGATTACTGTGTTGGCGGTAATGAATGGTTTTGAACATGAATTGCGCACGCGTATTTTGCGCGTTGTGCCTGCGATTACTTTGTATCCAGAAGAAAATGAAATTACAGATTGGAAAGCGGTGGCTCAGCAGGTGTTGCGCAATCCGCATGTGCTGGCGGCTAGTCCGTTGATTGAAGCGCAAGGCTTGATGGTGATGGGTTCAGCA
This is a stretch of genomic DNA from Pseudomonadales bacterium. It encodes these proteins:
- a CDS encoding DUF349 domain-containing protein, which encodes MLGKLFGLIKKPVNTAPTPPPPPISTGEVRKEKKEKPSLQTLIGAPSVDAITDTHHLQQLLKNSAGLDKKTNRLLRDRLNTLKAAEQQQQQNLDAQEKLCGRLETLAKLQYHPLFDSELAHLSLQWENTTEKNTSIAQRVNTAIAQCQAILMDIQQQQVAAALAEKQAAEAKQQKAEAQAQQRAAEEAQRAQALEQQKLLQAEQKSQHEKHKQQNKHKQISSKQHEMQDWQAFAAMPKLELLCDAMEKLCTSTLQPLETAEAVRDLQAQWRAMKPPHTPEVQALWERFKQAGDKAWEPCAEHYEKTRQQRAFNLQQRQIICEALEQFAQAQDWSTADWKAVARILDKARKEFHDFHPVERSEEKPIRTRFDAAYAAINTPLADVQSANEARKQQLVNAAKSVTEMVDIEKAIERFQQIQEQWKQIGITRHHEDRKLWQALQEYGKVIFDKRRDNQQQARQLQDSNIAQAKGLCERITQLAKLPDEELTHSAAAFEQLQNEFKAIKDIPEKLQTAIKKQFFTACDAYHQQLRGISARQHQKQLDELARRAALCTRIESHITSESTALLETDWQQHPLPAEWDKAINARKQQVLAAIQQSTPLDFSANAQRRRELCIALEILLDLETPDEDKQQRREIQLKKLQQGLGQAMPNNSHHEQLEQLLVDWHCTGSAAANEQALLQARFDAARAKAR
- the dinG gene encoding ATP-dependent DNA helicase DinG yields the protein MLNHDTKQIIQKAYSRFLEQKGLKPREGQKLMIAAVARTLGNIMSDSEGVRLGESHVCMVEAGTGTGKTVAYALAAIPTAQAQDKKLVISTATVALQEQIVLKDLPDLRAHSGLVFNHVLAKGRGRYACLYKLDFLLAHGSENAQSVTQALYPDERDALLSENTLHVYQSMLEALGAAEWDGDRDNWRQVIQEEDWQRLTTDHNQCTGRRCAYVTQCPFFRARENLVDADVIVANHDLVLADLALGGGAILPAPEQTIYVFDEGHHLPDKALQHFSAHVRVQSSVRWLQTTTKTLAVLAQTFSGVQAVQSAITPWSAVEQLLLQVHQQVLPMLELLLANNMADRDKKYVFRHGIVPPELRAMAQSLLACWQKAGAVLQKIAAVVEGMLDSRSPDIALEVVEQAHAAVGGLWQRCVHAETLWRLFAREDDEGAAPTARWLTAYEVGNGFDFEVCASPVLPTVQLQNNLWERCFAAVITSATLTALGKFDRLRERSGVPSASAGSVVPSPFFYQQSAQLIVPTNAVEGNQVEQHTQSVIDFLQGDVDVTEATLVLFASRRQMLDVYQSLSLEIREQILLQDNYSKQQLLQLHRARIDQKQGSIIFGLASFSEGVDLPGDYLRHVVIAKIPFAPPDDPVEQTLSDWIESKGGNAFMQISVADASLRLVQAAGRLLRTEKDTGRVTILDRRLVTKRYGKLLLDSLPPFQRVLY
- a CDS encoding group III truncated hemoglobin, translated to MRDIQTRDDMLNIVTVFYEQLMTDPIIGYFFTDVVQLDLAEHIPKVAHFWAFQVLGDKGYRADVFNVHLQLHNKSSMTEDHFHRWVFILQSTIDRLYAGSNAELMKWKAAAIAHKMAYALNIRGDKPEEIAGVQEVSALQQYAPFKSTVH
- a CDS encoding lipoprotein-releasing ABC transporter permease subunit, with protein sequence MPLLCGKIVAVNALSWMVGLRYLSARKGSRFVSLFSFFSVAGMMVSVLAMVLVMSIMNGFEGEVRNRILHAVPHAQIISPRGIENWQSLLPVLQRSGVVLAAAPQDRARVLLESDARIHGGDMFGVDPQQEQKVSQIDQSMVDGQWAALKSGTYGVVLGSGLARQLRAKVGDSINIMLPQVSVTPLGLFPRSRRFTVVGIFSVGAQIDATQLYIHIDDAGRLLRTGGKVDALRFRFDDVMHAPEQLKKLEVMPELSGFVMKSWRDENSTLFNAIHMEKIMVSLMLSVIVVVAVFNLVSILTMAVADRRKDIAVLRTIGASRQTVLSIFIIYGMSMGVVGIGVGALLGSVLAQHVTDITAALERWAAAIDPHAQLSIYLPSEWYISQTLWVTAMSSVLCLAAVFYPAWRASTIHPAEALRYE
- the lolD gene encoding lipoprotein-releasing ABC transporter ATP-binding protein LolD, whose protein sequence is MSKKNTVLECRKLTKTYRQGDQDLLVLNQIDLLVQQSERLAIVGSSGSGKSTLLNLLGGLDEAQAGEVLIAGKSWQAMQEKERAAWRNQQLGFVYQFHHLLAEFTALENASIPLLIAGKTKAEAKQQATTMLEAVGLGARLSHKPAQLSGGERQRVAIARALVNKPACVLMDEPTGNLDADNAQHVQQLLNTLNREYGLAFILVTHDRTLAAQQDRCLVLDHGHLRVQT